The nucleotide window CCGCTCGGCCTTTTTATGTGAATAAACATAACTTGCTAAAAGATTTGCTCAAAAAGAAAGCGAAGGAAAATAATATTAAGATAATATATTGCAATTTGGTGGGAGGAAATGATGGTGAGATTTTTGATGGCGAAAGTATGGTAGTGTCGGAAAATGGTGAAATTTTAATGAGGGCAAAAAGATTTGAGGAAGATTTTATTATTTATGACGAAAGTATTATTTATGCACCCTTATCTGAAAAAGAAGAAGATGAGAGAGAAGAAATTTATCAGGCAATTATTTTAGGAATTAAAGACTATGTAAAAAAGAATAATTTTCAAAAAGTAATTTTGGGAATTTCTGGCGGAATTGATTCGAGTGTAGTTGCTGTTTTAGCGACCTTGGCATTAGGTAAAGAAAATGTCATCGGTTTAATAATGCCTGGACCTTATTCTTCAAAAGAGAGTATTGAAGATGCTTATACCTTGGCAAAAAATTTGGGAATTAAAGTATTAGAAATTTCTATTAATGAGATTTATCAAGAATATTTAAATACCTTAAAACCAATTTTTAAAGATTTACCTTTTGATAAAACAGAAGAGAATATTCAAGCCCGAATAAGAGGAAATATATTAATGGCTTTGGCAAATAAATTTAATTATTTAGTTTTGGCAACCGGTAATAAATCAGAAATGGTAGTTGGTTATACAACCCTTTACGGTGATATGAGTGGCGGTTTGGCACCAATTGCTGATTTGACAAAAACTGAGGTTTATAAATTGGCAGAATATTTAAATAAGAAATTTAATTTAATTCCCGAAAGAATTTTAACTAAAAAACCATCAGCGGAATTAAGATCTAATCAAGAAGATGAAAAAGATTTAATTCCCTATTCCCAATTGGATGAAATTATTCAATATTATTTAATGGAAAACCTGCCTTTGCGAAATATTGTGAGAAAAGGATTTTCGCCAAAAGATGTGAATAAAATTGTAAGTTTAATTTATCAAAATGAATTTAAAAGGAAACAAGCACCTCTTAAATTAATCTTAAAGAAAGAAAGTTTTGATTTTCCGATTGTTAACAAATTTTACCCAACTCCTAAATAAATCTTTTTTACCTTTTCATTATTAATTAATTCTTCTGCTTTTCCTTCCAACATTATTTTGCCGGTTTCTAAGACATATGCCCGATGGGCTATTGATAAAGCCTTAAAAGCATTTTGTTCAATAAGTAAAATAGCGGTTCCTTCTTCGTTTATATTTTTAATTACTGAAAATATCTCTTCTACTAATATTGGTGAAAGTCCCATAGAAGGTTCGTCTAAAAGGAGTAATTTAGGTTTTGCCATCAATCCTCGACCAATAGCCAGCATTTGAAGTTCGCCACCTGAAAGGGTACCGGCTGGCTGCTTTAATCTTTCTTTTAAACGAGGGAAAATTTTGAAAACGAAGGAAAGTCTTTCCTCAATTTCACTTTTTTTATTAACAAAATAGGCACCCAATCTTAAATTTTCATAAACAGTGAGGTTGGCAAAAGGTTTTCTGCCTTCGGGCACTTGGATAATTCCCAATTTAGCAATTTGGCAAGGATTTAATTTTGTTAAATCAATATTTTGAAAATAGATTCTGCCACTTATCGGTTTGATTAAACCAGAAATAGTTTTCAAAGTAGTTGTTTTACCAGCACCATTATTACCAATTAAAGCAACAATCTCTTTTTCCCTCACAACCAAAGATATTCCTTGTAATGCTTTAATCACTCCGTAATTGACAAAGAGATTTTCAATGGAGAGCATATTCCCTTCCTAAATAGGCAGCAATTACTTTTGGATTATTTTGAATCTCTTCTGGTTTGCCTTCAGCGATAATTTCACCAAAATCCATAACAACAATTCTTTCGCAAAGGTTCATGATTACCCGCATCTGATGTTCAATAATAAAAATTGTTAATTTAAATTTTTCTTTGATAAATTTAATTAAATCCATCAAAAGGGAGGTTTCGCCAATCGTCATACCACAAGAAGGTTCATCTAATAAAAGAAGTTTGGGATTAAGGGCTAAGGCACGGGCAATTTCTAATTTTCTCATTTCTCCATACGGTAGGTTTTTTGCTAAAATATTTACCTTTTTCTCTAAATCAAAGAGTTTTAAGAACTGATAACATTTTTCTTTAACTTCTTTTTCAACCTTTTTAAAATTACCAATACGTAAAATACTCTCGGTTGTTGAATAATTAATCTGGTAGTTAAAGGCAAAAAGGATATTTTCCAAAACAGTTAAATTATTAAAAAGTCTAATATTTTGGAAAGTTCTTGAAATTCCTAAATGGACAATTTGATGAGGCAAAAGATTGGTAATATCCTTATTTTGGAAAATTATTTTTCCGCTATCTGGTTTATAAAAGCCGGTTATTAAGTTAAAAACAGTAGTTTTGCCCGCACCATTCGGACCAATAAGACCACATAATTCACCTTCTTTAAGGATAAGATTAAAATCTTTGACTGCCTTTAAGCCATCAAAAGATTTATTTAAATTTTCAATCTTTAATATTCCTTCTTCAGCCATAGAATCTCTTTATTGCCAAAAATTCCTTGTGGTCTTAAAAGCATTAATAAAATTAATAGTAAAGGATAAATCACTAATCGCCAATCTAAGATTGCTTGGGGAAGAATTATTCTTAAACCTTCTAAAATAAAAACCCAAAGAAAAGAAGCGATAATTGTTCCGCTCATACTTCCTAAACCGCCTAAAACAATAATTAGCATTAAATCAATAGACCTTAGAAAATCAAAATTGCTCGGATGGAGAAAACAGTATAAATGGGCATATAAAGCACCGGAAAAGCCCGCAAAGGAACAACCAAGAGCAAATGCTAAAAGCCTTTGTTTATAAACATTTATTCCCATCGCATAGGCAGCATTTTCGTCTTCCCGAATGGCGATTAAATTTCTGCCAAATTTAGAATAAATAAGATTTCTCATAATAAGAATAATTAAAATTAATGAGAATAAAACAATTGGTAAATTAGTAAAATTAGGGATACCAAGCATTCCCCTTGAGCCACCCATTTGGGAAAAAACCTTATCGGAATTATCTAATAATACCTTCACAATTATTCCAAATCCTAAAGTGGCAATTCCTAAATAGTCTGATTTTAACTTTAAAATGGGAATAGCAATGAGATAACTAATTAGAAAGGTAAAAATAACAGAAGAAATTATTGCTCCAATATAAATAAAATATCCATAATGAGAAAAAGATTTTGTTAATAATGCTGATAAATAAGCACCAATTCCCATAAAGGCAGCGTGTCCTAAAGAAAAGAGACCAGTATAGCCATAAATAAGATTTAACCCCAAGGCGGAAATTGTAATACAACAGGCATAAGAAAAAATTTGGATAATATAGAGATTAATCATAATTTTATTCCTTCTTCTTTACCAAATAATCCTTGTGGACGGGTTAAAAGCACGATAATTAAAATGGCAAAGGCAATTGCGTCGCGAAAAGTTGAGGATATAAAAGCAGCCGTAAAAACTTCTACCATTCCAATAATGTAAGAACCTAAAACAGCACCGGAAATTATGCCAATCCCACCAAGGACAGCAGCAACAAAGGCTTTCAGTCCAGGCATTATTCCCATATAGGGATGAATTTGGGGATAACAGATTCCGTATAAAACTCCACCGGCACCGGCTAAAGCAGCACCTAAGGCAAAGGTTAAAGAAATTATATTATCAACATTTATTCCCATAAGTAAAGCCGTTTCTTTATCATAAGATACTGCTCTCATTGCCAAACCAATTTTTGTTCTTTTGATTAGATAATCTAAAATCAATAATAAAACTAAAGTAATGAGAAAGACAATAATTTGAATAGAGGAGATGGTTAAACCTAAAAAATCAAAAGTAATAATCTTAAAAGGTCGGGGATAAGGTTGATAATCGGGACCAAAGATTATTTTTAAGGAAGTAAAATTTTCTAA belongs to candidate division WOR-3 bacterium and includes:
- a CDS encoding NAD+ synthase; translation: MRIGIAQLNSTVGDFKGNLNKILNTLRIARERKVDLVIFPELFLTGYFPKDLLKKPDFLNYSQKSLNNIFKNSKEISLIIGLPLKIGKNLLNAAYFIRDGKFFGFSAKTNLSSKEVNYFIPSQKRIVFNLDGKKIGIIIGEDLEGKYEVIRELKRKGAELIINLSARPFYVNKHNLLKDLLKKKAKENNIKIIYCNLVGGNDGEIFDGESMVVSENGEILMRAKRFEEDFIIYDESIIYAPLSEKEEDEREEIYQAIILGIKDYVKKNNFQKVILGISGGIDSSVVAVLATLALGKENVIGLIMPGPYSSKESIEDAYTLAKNLGIKVLEISINEIYQEYLNTLKPIFKDLPFDKTEENIQARIRGNILMALANKFNYLVLATGNKSEMVVGYTTLYGDMSGGLAPIADLTKTEVYKLAEYLNKKFNLIPERILTKKPSAELRSNQEDEKDLIPYSQLDEIIQYYLMENLPLRNIVRKGFSPKDVNKIVSLIYQNEFKRKQAPLKLILKKESFDFPIVNKFYPTPK
- a CDS encoding ABC transporter ATP-binding protein, with protein sequence MLSIENLFVNYGVIKALQGISLVVREKEIVALIGNNGAGKTTTLKTISGLIKPISGRIYFQNIDLTKLNPCQIAKLGIIQVPEGRKPFANLTVYENLRLGAYFVNKKSEIEERLSFVFKIFPRLKERLKQPAGTLSGGELQMLAIGRGLMAKPKLLLLDEPSMGLSPILVEEIFSVIKNINEEGTAILLIEQNAFKALSIAHRAYVLETGKIMLEGKAEELINNEKVKKIYLGVG
- a CDS encoding ABC transporter ATP-binding protein is translated as MAEEGILKIENLNKSFDGLKAVKDFNLILKEGELCGLIGPNGAGKTTVFNLITGFYKPDSGKIIFQNKDITNLLPHQIVHLGISRTFQNIRLFNNLTVLENILFAFNYQINYSTTESILRIGNFKKVEKEVKEKCYQFLKLFDLEKKVNILAKNLPYGEMRKLEIARALALNPKLLLLDEPSCGMTIGETSLLMDLIKFIKEKFKLTIFIIEHQMRVIMNLCERIVVMDFGEIIAEGKPEEIQNNPKVIAAYLGREYALH
- a CDS encoding branched-chain amino acid ABC transporter permease, translating into MINLYIIQIFSYACCITISALGLNLIYGYTGLFSLGHAAFMGIGAYLSALLTKSFSHYGYFIYIGAIISSVIFTFLISYLIAIPILKLKSDYLGIATLGFGIIVKVLLDNSDKVFSQMGGSRGMLGIPNFTNLPIVLFSLILIILIMRNLIYSKFGRNLIAIREDENAAYAMGINVYKQRLLAFALGCSFAGFSGALYAHLYCFLHPSNFDFLRSIDLMLIIVLGGLGSMSGTIIASFLWVFILEGLRIILPQAILDWRLVIYPLLLILLMLLRPQGIFGNKEILWLKKEY
- a CDS encoding branched-chain amino acid ABC transporter permease, with amino-acid sequence MNYFFQQLLNGFQLGSVYALISLGYTMIYGIIRLINFAHGDIFMLGAYFGFYAITRLKFNFLLAIIFSMVLCMIINVIIEKVAYAPLRKKNVPRINLLITAIGVSFFLENFTSLKIIFGPDYQPYPRPFKIITFDFLGLTISSIQIIVFLITLVLLLILDYLIKRTKIGLAMRAVSYDKETALLMGINVDNIISLTFALGAALAGAGGVLYGICYPQIHPYMGIMPGLKAFVAAVLGGIGIISGAVLGSYIIGMVEVFTAAFISSTFRDAIAFAILIIVLLTRPQGLFGKEEGIKL